One window of the Zea mays cultivar B73 chromosome 3, Zm-B73-REFERENCE-NAM-5.0, whole genome shotgun sequence genome contains the following:
- the LOC541623 gene encoding root cap protein 1 precursor, translated as MAHSHRSSMSFCLVCIVVMAAAAALLQPASSQQAVPDIPNLKVGSNDRSTTLKCTNIKSNKTTCSATCNARCPHKCLIQCPSCKTFCLCDFYPGVSCGDPRFTGADGNNFYFHGKKDRDFCIVSDAALHINAHFIGKRNPAMSRDFTWIQALGIRFAHHHLYVAAQRTPRWDAAADHLALALDDEDVDVASLLPRFVGARWSPPTAPALSVTRTARVNTVVVELRGAFRIVASVVPITAEDSRIHNYGVREDDGDTLAHLDLGFKFYDLTDDVHGVLGQTYRPDYVNSLNVTSNMPVMGGAPDYLSSDLFSTDCAVARFGGRRHQQGTAANIAMLTDDDDME; from the exons ATGGCTCACAGTCACAGAAGCAGTATGAGCTTCTGCTTGGTGTGCATCGTCgtcatggcggcggcggcggcgttgtTGCAACCCGCATCTTCTCAGCAGGCGGTGCCGGACATCCCGAACCTGAAGGTGGGCTCCAACGATCGCAGCACGACTCTCAAGTGCACCAACATCAAGAGCAACAAGACCACCTGCAGCGCCACCTGCAACGCACGCTGCCCTCACAAGTGCCTCATCCAGTGCCCAAGCTGCAAGACATTCTGCT TGTGCGACTTCTATCCCGGCGTGTCCTGCGGCGACCCACGCTTCACGGGCGCCGACGGCAACAACTTCTACTTCCACGGCAAGAAGGACCGGGACTTCTGCATCGTCTCCGACGCCGCCCTCCACATCAACGCGCACTTCATCGGCAAGCGCAACCCGGCCATGAGCCGCGACTTCACCTGGATCCAGGCGCTGGGCATCCGCTTCGCGCACCACCACCTCTACGTCGCCGCCCAGAGGACGCCCAGGTGGGACGCCGCCGCCGACCACCTGGCGCTggccctcgacgacgaggacgtcgACGTCGCGTCCCTgctgccgcgcttcgtcggcgcgCGCTGGTCCCCGCCCACGGCGCCGGCGCTGTCCGTCACCCGCACCGCGCGCGTCAACACCGTCGTCGTCGAGCTCAGGGGCGCCTTCCGCATCGTCGCCAGCGTAGTGCCCATCACCGCCGAGGACTCGCGGATCCACAACTACGGCGTCAGGGAGGACGACGGCGACACCCTCGCGCACCTCGACCTCGGCTTCAAGTTCTACGACCTCACCGACGACGTGCACGGCGTGCTGGGCCAGACCTACCGCCCGGACTACGTCAACAGCCTCAACGTCACATCCAACATGCCCGTCATGGGAGGCGCGCCGGACTACCTCTCCTCCGACCTCTTCTCCACCGACTGCGCCGTCGCACGCTTTGGCGGACGCCGACACCAGCAAGGCACCGCCGCTAATATTGCCATGCTCACCGACGACGACGACATGGAATGA